One Sanguibacter keddieii DSM 10542 genomic window carries:
- a CDS encoding helix-turn-helix transcriptional regulator, giving the protein MLAGRDHELGTVAALLDLRLLAPGQVRLVQVDGAIGVGKSAFLAGALARASATSSGDGTGPVGPSAEARAPRVFLSQGDHLHNEAPLAAHRHMLEDLLGEPLEQLLDDAPPSVLASRCLEALHDDAAVVAVDDAHWLDRTSEDFLIALLGTPAPVPLALVLVHRPGLEPERVVTAARRRGAAHDHITLGPLSDDVIGDLGTGLSAVQVDAVRDAAAGNPLLAQTAVAAFRRHPAATRVDDVLRLAAGSRAAMLSAAVADDMATLDDASRRALETLAVLGNDGTGTEASDVAGLAPDEFEAAERDLADRGLLSDSPHEALHPVVRYSVYQNTEVGRREQMHRRAASLPDAHLLRRADHVAQVGSDLTADESEVLVDAAHLAIGSDPRAASHWLARLPAAHRSSRSELLLARALILEGKTPEALDRLRHLVDAHPGAPPAKALILLASALRISGDPVEARAVLASADDSVDAELLREHVDVVALLDGRVPERLLSRLEQLPGEENRVVAAVYRTMDLLSEGRVPQARATFAPVPGWVTSAGSREVADVVHAVACAVWAAYMLDDYGTGARLAERSLQLAHRFGQADALANLGTGLLFCRASLGLLDKAEQAGEQAVLDAERYGPADVVGMARAGLMVVAQGRGDPELLRRRLEEVDATALPEFGWWRRAILTLRTRVSAQLGRPEPCPELLGEPRDAMTALRHADAAVVAAAMGDPTTAASLVAEGVAIAESQGQAGQKAMIQTAYAEILLAAGEPLEAVNLLRSAREIFDRRDMRLQLGRAQAGLARAEAMLARLSEPLGQLTPREREVLELVVAGLKNGEIAERLTLSKRTAENHVSRLLRKLGVSSREEAADLVPWSGRQD; this is encoded by the coding sequence GTGCTTGCAGGTCGTGACCACGAGCTCGGGACGGTCGCCGCGCTGCTCGACCTCCGGCTGCTCGCCCCCGGGCAGGTCCGGCTCGTCCAGGTCGACGGCGCGATCGGGGTCGGCAAGAGCGCGTTCCTCGCCGGTGCGCTCGCCCGCGCCAGCGCGACGTCGTCCGGGGACGGCACCGGACCGGTCGGCCCGTCCGCCGAGGCTCGCGCCCCGCGCGTCTTCCTGTCGCAGGGCGACCACCTGCACAACGAGGCCCCGCTCGCCGCTCACCGCCACATGCTCGAGGACCTGCTCGGCGAGCCCCTCGAGCAGCTGCTCGACGACGCGCCGCCCTCCGTACTGGCCAGCCGTTGCCTGGAGGCCCTGCACGACGACGCAGCTGTCGTCGCGGTCGACGACGCCCACTGGCTGGACCGGACGTCCGAGGACTTCCTCATCGCGCTCCTCGGTACCCCGGCGCCCGTCCCGCTGGCCCTCGTCCTGGTGCACCGGCCCGGCCTCGAGCCCGAGCGGGTCGTCACCGCTGCCCGCCGGCGGGGCGCCGCGCACGACCACATCACGCTCGGGCCGTTGTCCGACGACGTCATCGGCGACCTGGGCACGGGGCTCTCCGCGGTGCAGGTCGACGCGGTCCGCGACGCCGCGGCGGGCAACCCCCTCCTCGCCCAGACCGCCGTCGCCGCGTTCCGGCGCCACCCCGCGGCCACGCGCGTCGACGACGTGCTGCGCCTGGCGGCCGGCAGCCGCGCCGCGATGCTCAGCGCCGCCGTCGCCGACGACATGGCCACCCTCGACGACGCCTCGCGCCGTGCGCTCGAGACGCTCGCGGTGCTCGGCAACGACGGCACCGGCACGGAGGCGTCCGACGTCGCCGGTCTCGCGCCCGACGAGTTCGAGGCCGCCGAGCGCGACCTCGCCGACCGAGGGCTGCTCAGCGACAGCCCGCACGAGGCACTGCACCCCGTGGTCCGCTACAGCGTCTACCAGAACACCGAGGTCGGCCGGCGCGAGCAGATGCACCGTCGGGCCGCGTCCCTGCCCGACGCGCACCTCCTGCGACGCGCAGACCACGTCGCACAGGTCGGCTCCGACCTCACGGCCGACGAGTCGGAGGTCCTCGTCGACGCCGCGCACCTCGCCATCGGCTCGGACCCTCGAGCGGCGTCGCACTGGCTCGCACGACTGCCCGCGGCTCACCGGAGCAGCCGCTCGGAGCTGCTGCTCGCCCGTGCCCTGATCCTCGAGGGCAAGACCCCCGAGGCCCTCGACCGGCTCCGGCACCTCGTCGACGCGCACCCGGGCGCACCGCCGGCCAAGGCGCTGATCCTGCTCGCCAGCGCCCTGCGGATCTCCGGAGACCCCGTCGAGGCGCGCGCCGTCCTGGCCTCCGCCGACGACAGCGTCGACGCCGAGCTCCTCCGCGAGCACGTCGACGTGGTGGCGCTCCTCGACGGGCGGGTCCCGGAACGGCTCCTGTCCCGCCTCGAGCAGCTGCCCGGTGAGGAGAACCGCGTCGTCGCGGCGGTCTACCGCACCATGGACCTGCTGTCCGAGGGCAGGGTCCCGCAGGCGCGCGCGACCTTCGCGCCCGTCCCCGGGTGGGTGACGAGCGCGGGGAGCCGCGAGGTCGCCGACGTCGTGCACGCCGTGGCCTGCGCCGTGTGGGCCGCGTACATGCTCGACGACTACGGGACCGGAGCCCGCCTCGCCGAGCGCAGCCTGCAGCTCGCCCACCGGTTCGGCCAGGCCGACGCCCTGGCCAACCTGGGTACCGGTCTGCTCTTCTGCCGTGCCTCCCTCGGCCTGCTCGACAAGGCCGAGCAGGCCGGCGAGCAGGCCGTGCTCGACGCCGAGCGCTACGGCCCGGCCGACGTGGTCGGCATGGCCCGGGCCGGGCTCATGGTCGTCGCGCAGGGCCGGGGCGACCCCGAGCTCCTGCGACGTCGCCTCGAGGAGGTCGACGCGACCGCGCTGCCGGAGTTCGGCTGGTGGCGGCGCGCCATCCTCACGCTCCGTACCCGGGTGTCCGCGCAGCTCGGCCGACCCGAGCCGTGCCCCGAGCTCCTCGGTGAGCCGCGGGACGCGATGACCGCCCTGCGGCACGCCGACGCGGCCGTCGTCGCAGCGGCGATGGGCGACCCGACGACAGCGGCGAGCCTGGTCGCGGAGGGCGTCGCCATCGCCGAGTCGCAGGGACAGGCAGGGCAGAAGGCGATGATCCAGACCGCGTACGCAGAGATCCTGCTCGCGGCCGGCGAGCCGCTCGAGGCCGTCAACCTGCTGCGGTCGGCCAGGGAGATCTTCGATCGCCGGGACATGCGGCTGCAGCTCGGGCGGGCGCAGGCCGGCCTGGCACGAGCCGAGGCGATGCTCGCCCGCCTGAGCGAGCCGCTCGGGCAGCTGACCCCGCGGGAGCGCGAGGTCCTCGAGCTCGTGGTCGCCGGCCTGAAGAACGGTGAGATCGCCGAGCGGCTCACCCTCAGCAAGAGGACCGCGGAGAACCACGTCAGCCGGCTCCTGCGCAAGCTCGGGGTGTCGAGCCGCGAGGAGGCCGCCGACCTCGTGCCCTGGTCCGGGCGGCAGGACTGA
- a CDS encoding glycoside hydrolase family 3 protein, translating into MKTTTTTPRRHRTTTGIKGAAALTGLAMLAIAGCSADTPAEGSGASATEGSSAFTTREVTDGKTTFTVVTNPGDGPTLSYGADSRIELITEEVDGQTLAFKDMNGSGELDVWEDWREDDSVRAAALAEELSIEQIAGLMLFSSHERSPADGITDAQKTYMEESRLRNVLNAGPNDTEANVTWTNQLQAHAESLVTDDEPYVPVNFSSDPRSTAESGGSYNATGDISRWPSNLGFASTFDPAHVSAFAEMSSAEYRALGITTALSPQIDLATEPRWLRVDGTFGENVELTSEMAAALVDGLQSSPGTDGWGEESVAAMIKHWAGDGPGEGGRESHTSVGKYGVYPGDNFDAHTEAFLGAIDSAAVMTAYSIALDGDGEPLFGERVGSAYDSARTGLLREDFDGVVVTDWGVTAGGSTDPDALIGTSWGADDLTVAERHYAILKNDVDMFGGNNAVEPVLEAYDMWQADFEAGTNDVDADTRFRESGTRILTMLFQPGLYENAFLDLEESEATLASEDKVAAGYAAQLASAVMLKNDGETVSASDAESWKDKTVYIPRSYDTGFDSTFGPGEYTEGPGLDVETAEQYFAAVVTDEAVEDADGVVTGYTAPDLSDVDLVLVGMSSPNNGSNFSSAGQDAETGAWYPLSLQYRPYTADGENVRQVSISGDILEDGTQENRSYFGATSRIANESALDAFERAVSAVEASGKDIPVVTVLKAKNPTVPTEFEAASDAILVGFGISDQALIEVALGLHEPQGRLPIGFPASMDAVEAQLEDVGEDTEPYVDSAGNAYSFGFGLDYSGTITD; encoded by the coding sequence ATGAAGACTACGACGACGACACCACGTCGCCACCGCACGACGACGGGCATCAAGGGAGCAGCGGCGCTCACCGGTCTGGCGATGCTCGCGATCGCCGGCTGCTCCGCAGACACCCCCGCCGAGGGGAGCGGCGCGAGCGCCACCGAGGGCAGCAGCGCCTTCACCACCCGCGAGGTCACCGACGGCAAGACGACGTTCACCGTCGTCACCAACCCGGGCGACGGACCCACCCTCTCCTACGGCGCCGACAGCCGCATCGAGCTCATCACCGAGGAGGTCGACGGCCAGACCCTCGCCTTCAAGGACATGAACGGCAGCGGCGAGCTCGACGTCTGGGAGGACTGGCGCGAGGACGACAGCGTCCGCGCCGCCGCGCTCGCGGAGGAGCTGTCGATCGAGCAGATCGCCGGGCTCATGCTCTTCAGCTCGCACGAGCGCTCGCCCGCCGACGGGATCACCGACGCGCAGAAGACGTACATGGAGGAGTCGCGCCTGCGCAACGTCCTCAACGCCGGCCCGAACGACACCGAGGCCAACGTCACCTGGACCAACCAGCTGCAGGCGCACGCCGAGTCCCTGGTCACCGACGACGAGCCCTACGTGCCCGTGAACTTCAGCTCCGACCCGCGGTCGACCGCAGAGAGCGGCGGGAGCTACAACGCGACGGGCGACATCTCGCGGTGGCCGTCGAACCTCGGCTTCGCCTCGACCTTCGACCCCGCGCACGTGAGCGCCTTCGCCGAGATGTCCTCGGCGGAGTACCGCGCGCTCGGCATCACCACCGCGCTGAGCCCGCAGATCGACCTGGCCACCGAGCCGCGCTGGCTGCGCGTCGACGGCACCTTCGGCGAGAACGTCGAGCTCACCAGCGAGATGGCCGCGGCCCTCGTCGACGGGCTCCAGAGCTCGCCCGGGACCGACGGCTGGGGCGAGGAGTCGGTCGCCGCGATGATCAAGCACTGGGCCGGCGACGGACCCGGCGAGGGCGGCCGCGAGTCGCACACCTCGGTCGGCAAGTACGGCGTCTACCCGGGTGACAACTTCGACGCGCACACCGAGGCGTTCCTCGGTGCGATCGACTCGGCGGCGGTCATGACCGCGTACTCCATCGCCCTCGACGGCGACGGCGAGCCGCTGTTCGGCGAGCGCGTGGGCAGCGCCTACGACTCTGCCCGCACCGGCCTCCTCCGTGAGGACTTCGACGGCGTCGTCGTCACCGACTGGGGCGTCACCGCCGGTGGCTCGACCGACCCCGACGCCCTCATCGGGACGTCCTGGGGCGCCGACGACCTCACGGTCGCAGAGCGTCACTACGCGATCCTCAAGAACGACGTCGACATGTTCGGCGGCAACAATGCCGTCGAGCCCGTGCTCGAGGCCTACGACATGTGGCAGGCCGACTTCGAGGCAGGCACCAACGACGTCGACGCGGACACGCGCTTCCGGGAGTCCGGCACGCGCATCCTCACGATGCTGTTCCAGCCCGGCCTGTACGAGAACGCGTTCCTCGACCTCGAGGAGTCCGAGGCGACGCTCGCCTCGGAGGACAAGGTCGCGGCGGGCTACGCAGCCCAGCTGGCCTCGGCCGTGATGCTCAAGAACGACGGCGAGACCGTCTCGGCCTCCGACGCCGAGTCGTGGAAGGACAAGACCGTCTACATCCCGCGGTCCTACGACACCGGCTTCGACAGCACCTTCGGGCCCGGCGAGTACACCGAGGGCCCCGGCCTGGACGTCGAGACCGCCGAGCAGTACTTCGCCGCGGTCGTCACCGACGAGGCCGTCGAGGACGCCGACGGCGTCGTCACGGGCTACACGGCTCCCGACCTCAGCGACGTGGACCTCGTCCTCGTGGGGATGAGCAGCCCGAACAACGGCAGCAACTTCTCCAGCGCCGGTCAGGACGCGGAGACCGGCGCCTGGTACCCGCTCTCGCTCCAGTACCGCCCGTACACGGCGGACGGCGAGAACGTCCGTCAGGTCTCGATCTCGGGCGACATCCTCGAGGACGGCACGCAGGAGAACCGCTCGTACTTCGGCGCGACGTCGCGGATCGCCAACGAGTCGGCCCTCGACGCCTTCGAGCGAGCGGTGTCGGCGGTCGAGGCCAGCGGCAAGGACATCCCGGTGGTCACGGTCCTCAAGGCTAAGAACCCGACCGTCCCGACCGAGTTCGAGGCCGCGTCCGACGCGATCCTCGTCGGCTTCGGCATCAGCGACCAGGCGCTCATCGAGGTCGCCCTCGGTCTGCACGAGCCGCAGGGTCGTCTGCCGATCGGCTTCCCCGCCTC
- a CDS encoding ATP-binding protein, with translation MTFDVLPDIPRELTGLAEWAACMVYVLLRQQRLRPSRLAVLSAVALVVLVGVQVGAGMLPLAWWPVGMAASAACMYAFIYAAARLPVKDAGYFCARALVLAELVAALHWQMHCFFFLRDGDMASPSRIMLFAVVYVAAFAVAYVVESRHFRPSQPLDVTGRDVASAAAIALVTFGMSNLSFLNASTPFSGRLGFEIFYIRTLVDLCGFVALYAQQGQRLQQHAKGELKAIDEILRSQHQQYLQSKRSIERVNRKYHDLKHQVGVIRAEVDPGKQASYLDELEATIKDVDTQSKTGSSVLDVILTTKHLECVERDVDLTCVADGSLLGFMTVMDVSALFGNALDNAIDGASRVEDPEKRLVKMALFARDELVVMTFENYFDGDVRTEAGQVVTRRSDRDRHGYGLKSLRYTAEKYGGSMTVRTDGDWFVVRILVPLPRDYVRTEQAERQIA, from the coding sequence ATGACCTTCGACGTCCTCCCCGACATCCCGCGCGAGCTCACCGGGCTCGCCGAGTGGGCGGCGTGCATGGTGTACGTCCTGCTGCGCCAGCAGCGCCTGCGGCCGTCCCGCCTGGCGGTGCTCTCCGCTGTCGCGCTCGTGGTCCTCGTGGGGGTCCAGGTCGGGGCCGGCATGCTCCCGCTCGCCTGGTGGCCCGTGGGCATGGCCGCGTCGGCCGCCTGCATGTACGCGTTCATCTACGCGGCCGCCCGGCTGCCCGTCAAGGACGCCGGGTACTTCTGCGCGCGGGCCCTGGTGCTCGCCGAGCTGGTCGCGGCCCTGCACTGGCAGATGCACTGCTTCTTCTTCCTGCGGGACGGCGACATGGCCAGCCCGTCGAGGATCATGCTGTTTGCCGTGGTCTACGTGGCGGCCTTCGCCGTCGCGTACGTCGTCGAGTCCCGGCACTTCCGACCGTCCCAGCCGCTCGACGTCACCGGACGCGACGTGGCCTCGGCCGCCGCGATCGCCCTGGTGACCTTCGGCATGAGCAACCTCAGCTTCCTCAACGCGAGCACCCCGTTCAGCGGACGCCTCGGCTTCGAGATCTTCTACATCCGCACCCTCGTGGACCTCTGCGGCTTCGTCGCGCTCTACGCCCAGCAGGGTCAGCGCCTGCAGCAGCACGCCAAGGGCGAGCTCAAGGCGATCGACGAGATCCTGCGCAGCCAGCACCAGCAGTACCTGCAGTCCAAGCGCAGCATCGAGCGCGTCAACCGCAAGTACCACGACCTCAAGCACCAGGTGGGCGTCATCCGCGCCGAGGTCGACCCCGGCAAGCAGGCGTCCTACCTCGACGAGCTCGAGGCGACCATCAAGGACGTCGACACCCAGAGCAAGACCGGCAGCAGCGTCCTCGACGTCATCCTCACCACCAAGCACCTCGAGTGCGTCGAGCGGGACGTCGACCTCACCTGCGTGGCCGACGGCAGCCTGCTCGGCTTCATGACCGTCATGGACGTGAGCGCGCTGTTCGGCAACGCCCTCGACAACGCGATCGACGGTGCCTCACGCGTCGAGGACCCCGAGAAGCGCCTCGTCAAGATGGCGCTGTTCGCCCGCGACGAGCTCGTGGTGATGACCTTCGAGAACTACTTCGACGGCGACGTCCGCACCGAGGCCGGGCAGGTCGTCACCCGCCGCAGCGACCGCGACCGCCACGGCTACGGCCTCAAGAGCCTGCGCTACACCGCCGAGAAGTACGGCGGCTCGATGACCGTCCGCACCGACGGCGACTGGTTCGTGGTGCGGATCCTCGTGCCGCTGCCCCGCGACTACGTGCGGACCGAGCAGGCCGAGCGCCAGATCGCCTGA
- a CDS encoding LytR/AlgR family response regulator transcription factor, with translation MIRIGIVEDDAASARLLVEHLRRYEREHDEDFAVSLFEDGSTVVAGYRPDYDILLLDIQMAEMDGFTAAEKIREVDSDVIIVFITNMAQYAIRGYEVDALSYVLKPVPYFAFSQEIKRSLQRIRRRSADYLMLSVDGALVRVDTAQIVYIESVKHRLVVHTTDGPHSTVGALKAMEAQLEGKSFFRSNSCYLVNLRHVTGVKQSTCQMVGGHDLTISRPRKRAFLDALTDYVGGRGA, from the coding sequence GTGATCCGCATCGGCATCGTCGAGGACGACGCAGCCAGCGCCCGCCTCCTCGTCGAGCACCTGCGCCGCTACGAGCGCGAGCACGACGAGGACTTCGCCGTCTCGCTGTTCGAGGACGGCAGCACCGTCGTCGCCGGCTACCGGCCGGACTACGACATCCTCCTGCTCGACATCCAGATGGCCGAGATGGACGGCTTCACCGCGGCCGAGAAGATCCGCGAGGTCGACTCCGACGTCATCATCGTGTTCATCACGAACATGGCGCAGTACGCGATCCGCGGCTACGAGGTCGACGCGCTCAGCTACGTCCTCAAGCCGGTCCCGTACTTCGCGTTCTCGCAGGAGATCAAGCGGTCCCTGCAGCGCATCCGGCGCCGGTCGGCCGACTACCTCATGCTGTCGGTCGACGGCGCGCTCGTGCGCGTCGACACCGCGCAGATCGTGTACATCGAGAGCGTCAAGCACCGGCTCGTGGTGCACACGACCGACGGACCGCACTCGACGGTCGGGGCGCTCAAGGCGATGGAGGCGCAGCTCGAGGGGAAGAGCTTCTTCCGCTCCAACAGCTGCTACCTGGTGAACCTGCGGCACGTGACCGGCGTCAAGCAGAGCACCTGCCAGATGGTCGGCGGTCACGACCTCACCATCAGCCGCCCGCGCAAGCGCGCGTTCCTCGACGCGCTCACCGACTACGTGGGCGGGCGCGGGGCATGA
- a CDS encoding sodium/glutamate symporter, with product MVPDLSQPQIIGLSFVALGALLGAGWVLRRSVRPLGALYLPVSVVTGFLVLLVGPQVLGSLTGTQGLIPGAFLDVWRVMPGLLINVVFAAIMIGKVLPRWGELWDAAAPHAIFGSLLSFGQLFLGGLAVLVLLGPVFGVAPEAGSLLEMSFAGGHGTIAGMGQLLADAGAEDLVDVGLSLATISMITGIVCGSVLVRWAVRSPRLAVARDQVHVPSLEDDPEVDIVRLSPVDEDQDNDHGMHATTFAGMLILLAIAVAVVMLWTARWVAGQLGSDILDSFPLFPVTVIGGFVVQTVATRLGFAERIDKRVVAGMSSVALDGLVVCAIGTMSLATLGDNVPVIVVMTVLGVGWSVVALVWLGPRIHRKDWFEHAIADFGQSQGNVATGFVLAEMVDPARRTTTANDYGYKQLPYEPLLGGGILTALSVPLITVWGLLPFTVVSGLVAVALGVWGCVRRRG from the coding sequence ATGGTTCCCGACCTCTCCCAGCCGCAGATCATCGGCCTGTCCTTCGTCGCCCTCGGAGCGCTCCTGGGCGCCGGGTGGGTGCTGCGCCGGTCGGTGCGCCCGCTCGGTGCGCTCTACCTGCCGGTCAGCGTGGTCACCGGCTTCCTCGTGCTGCTCGTCGGGCCGCAGGTCCTCGGCTCGCTCACCGGGACCCAGGGCCTGATACCCGGCGCGTTCCTCGACGTCTGGCGCGTCATGCCAGGCCTGCTCATCAACGTGGTGTTCGCCGCGATCATGATCGGCAAGGTGCTGCCCCGCTGGGGCGAGCTCTGGGACGCGGCGGCGCCGCACGCGATCTTCGGGTCGCTCCTCTCCTTCGGCCAGCTCTTCCTCGGCGGGCTCGCCGTCCTCGTGCTCCTCGGGCCGGTGTTCGGCGTCGCCCCCGAGGCCGGCTCCCTCCTCGAGATGTCGTTCGCGGGCGGCCACGGCACGATCGCCGGGATGGGCCAGCTGCTCGCCGACGCCGGGGCGGAGGACCTCGTCGACGTGGGCCTGAGCCTCGCCACCATCTCGATGATCACCGGCATCGTCTGCGGCTCCGTCCTGGTGCGGTGGGCGGTCCGCAGCCCACGGCTCGCGGTCGCCCGCGACCAGGTGCACGTCCCGTCGCTCGAGGACGACCCCGAGGTGGACATCGTGCGGCTCTCGCCCGTCGACGAGGACCAGGACAACGACCACGGCATGCACGCGACCACCTTCGCCGGGATGCTCATCCTGCTGGCGATCGCCGTCGCCGTCGTCATGCTGTGGACCGCGCGCTGGGTCGCCGGGCAGCTCGGGTCGGACATCCTCGACTCGTTCCCGCTGTTCCCGGTCACCGTGATCGGCGGCTTCGTGGTGCAGACCGTCGCCACGCGGCTCGGGTTCGCCGAGCGGATCGACAAGCGCGTCGTCGCGGGGATGTCGTCCGTCGCGCTCGACGGCCTGGTGGTCTGCGCGATCGGCACCATGTCGCTCGCGACCCTCGGCGACAACGTCCCCGTCATCGTGGTCATGACCGTCCTGGGCGTCGGGTGGAGCGTCGTGGCCCTCGTCTGGCTCGGACCGCGCATCCACCGCAAGGACTGGTTCGAGCACGCGATCGCCGACTTCGGGCAGTCGCAGGGCAACGTCGCGACCGGGTTCGTCCTGGCCGAGATGGTCGACCCGGCACGACGCACCACCACGGCCAACGACTACGGGTACAAGCAGCTCCCCTACGAGCCGCTGCTCGGCGGCGGCATCCTCACGGCCCTGTCCGTGCCGCTCATCACCGTGTGGGGTCTGCTGCCCTTCACGGTGGTGTCCGGCCTGGTCGCGGTGGCGCTCGGGGTGTGGGGGTGCGTGCGACGCCGTGGATGA